cagctgtggaaccttttgaggatctgaggacccatgcaaaatattttcagtctcctgagggggaataggttttgtcgtgccatcttcacgattgtcatggtgtgcttggaccatgttactttattggtgatgtggacaccaaggaacttgaagctctcaacctgctccaatacAGCCCCGTCGACGAGAATGGGGCTTTCTCGGTCCactttttcctgttgtccacaatcatctcctttgtctttatcacgttgagggagaggttgttgtcctggcaccacacggccaggactctgacctcctacctataggctgtctcattgttgttcgtgatcaggcctaccactgttgtgtcgttggcaaattttaatgatggtgttggagtcgtgtctggccgtgcagtcatgagtgaacagggagtacaggagggggctgagcacgcacccctgttttgaggatcagcgtggcagatgtgttgttacctacccttaccacctggggagtggcccgtcatgaagtccaggttccagttgcagagggaggtgtttagtctcagggttCTTCGCTTATTGATGagatttgagggcactatggtgttgaacactgagctgtagtcaatgaatagcaatctcacataggtgttcttttttatctaggtgggaaagggcagtgtggagtgcaatagagactgcatcatctgtggatctgttggggcggaatgcaaattggagtgggtctagggtttctgggatgatgctgATGTGAGCAATGACaagcctttcaaagtacttcatggctacagatgtgagagcTATGGGTTGGTAGTgatttaggcagattaccttagtgttcttgggcacaggcactatgtccggtctgcttaaaacatgttggtattacagactaggACACGGAGAGttagaaaatgtcagtgaagacacttggtagttggtcagtgcatgctcgcagtacacgtcctggtaatctgcctGGCCCGgcggtcttgtgaatgttgacctgtctaatgGTCTTATAGCATTTGtgcgttcgattacaggctcaatgTCCAGAAACTAGAAAAGAAATAAAGAAATGGCGAtaaaataaatgccttaccttttgaagatcttcttctgttggcactcaaaggtcctagctacatcacaagtggtccttttgttcgataaagttctttATGTccccaaaaactcagtttagctggcgcgctttattcaataatccaccggtttccctccttcaaaatgcatacaaaatgaatcgcAAAAGTTACCTATAAActtctccaaacaagtcaaacaacgtttataatcaaacctcaggtaccctaatacgtaaataaacaatcaaaatttAAGACGGTGAattgttattgtctttaccggagataaacaacAAAGTACATGCTCTCATCCACACGTGtgaaaacactacagccaaatgGGAGCCACTAAGAAAAACAAAAAATTCTGGCTAATTTTTCCAAAATCAAGCCTGaaactttctaaagactgttgacatctagtggaagccctaggaactgcaatctgggaggttttCCCTTCATATTAAAAATGACAGCCATTGAAATCAGTGGTGGGTTgaatttttttctcttttttttcctctgtatggtttgtcctcgggttttcgcctgccatatcagttctgttatactcgcagacattattttaacagctTTAGAAACTTttgagttttctatccaaatctaccaattatatgcatatcctagcttctgggcctgagtaacaggcagtttacgtTGGGCACGCTTGTCATCCAGATGTCGAAATACTGACCCCTAGGCCAAAgaggttaaaaccgcattccagccagtgtctattccacaagttaccacctgctaaatctgactgtgcaatccactgtctcatcagccaagCAATTTACGAACTTGACCATTCTAAAAAGCATCAAGACATTCTCACATTTCTTTTGTATAAACCTTGTCTGTCTCTCCAACatttagaacgttgtttcagtattcaaattcgatctccagcagtcacatagtaatgaatgtgtaaggacaagacaggcaggcaggcagcgtttctcagcaagtcgaaatcatgaatcagctggcataatttttaaATATAAGAAATGTCATTGAAAAAAATGTCAAACGAAACAaggtgcagctagtttgcagtctttccagcttcagtttgaagtgattgtgttagctgtgttgttggctagcacctctgaacaacagtgccctgacgagtgagcacattttaTATGCCAAGCGAAATTGTGCcacattagctcattgttatggatgtatccaaatgtcGCTAGAAAAGTTTATGCAAACGCAGCTACTtttctgttattctggctgcacatTTTGACATTACTAAgtttgctggctagctagcaaacaagGGATAAgcacgttgccagccagtatggcaatggaacatttagaacgaacgactgcaTCCATAGAAGCAaagcaaaaagactgaacgactgtgTCGCGTCTCTACCAATCGATAGAACAAATGACCAGCTGACTTGGATAGAAACCCTACATTTGTGTCGAGACTatggttgcaaagggtcggaaactttccagTAAATTTCCTGCATTTTTATAGAAAATTTTCATGGGAAGTTAAtcctgggaattttgggaatttttgcttaaattcatcaaaaaagttagcttataacagggAACCTTTTTAGGTCtttaggtcttgtggcatattttggttaaactatccccaattcaatggaattgcaaccctctgcatgcaacagtgcattcttccattacgtatacagctgattctcaagatcttgcacactaatgagactctattgagcccacactactacactgtctgagcctaGGACTACAtcctttctggtaagttttgattacaatactgggtggggtgaatatttTATGTgacatgataaaaaaaaaaaaaatgtaaatagtagcctacagcaaagtgtgttttaaatcatttctaactcagcaatttctgctagttagttgttgctaccatgtgggttttagcttgcttgagcctgctaaggagtgttaattcacctgtttccatacatgtttcattttaaaacatttcttaCAAAGGAATTGTATAACTGCTTAAccatttatctgtacatggaattgtattgttgttttttttactccatttttttctaatctttacaggataGTGCCACGGGCAtcatctgatgtgtggagacatttcactgtagctaatgtagaaggaaaagctgtgtacataggaaaatactgtgccaaatcatatgtgaagaatgcaacaaagatgcagaatcatctggccaagtgcatgaAGTTCCCTCggtgctcacaacaagcaacctctgacaaaagtccctctacttctattcgaggtgaaaatgatgactCGGCACATAATCAATAGgtacagctcatggtcctcctggaatcagaagttgttTTGAATCAATGGAGGAACATAGTCAGAGAAATgttgaatgtcttgctcgagctgtgtatgcaactggttcacctcagATGCTCACAGGCAACATGTATTttgaagagatttctgaatggtCTTTGCCCAGCATTCACtgctccaaccagacatgctttatctaatcatttgctggatgcagagttcaacagagttcaagtgaaggtcaagcaaatcatagagaaagcatactgtattgcaatcatctctgatgggtggtcgaatgtttgtgggcaaggaataattaactatctccacccctcaaccagtattctacaagagcacagacacgagggacaacagacacacggtctctacattgcagatgagctgaagacagtcatcaatgaccttggaccacagaaggtatttgcattggtgacagacaatgctgcgaacatgaaggctgcttgatCTAAAGTGGAgaagtcctaccctcacatcacacccattggctgtgctgctaaTGCATtcaatctgctcctcaaggacatcgtggccctgaaaacaatggatacacacTACAAGAGAGACacggaaatggttaggtatgtgaagggtcatcaagttatagcagcaatctacttcaccaagcaaagtgagaagaataagtgCACTACATTGAagttgcccagcaacacccgttggggtggtgttatcatgtttgacagtctcctgaaacctatagcagtagccattgcacggattgagggagacaatgccatccagtctgatgttcagactctgcttgcaaaTGTAAgcgaagaaatccgtactgccctgcccacttcactgttgctccaagcagaggaaactgcagttctgaaaaacatcaaaaagtgtgaagacttctgcctgaagcccatacacgccgcagcgtacatgttggaccccaagtatgctggcaagagcatcctttCTGGCGCaaagatcaacaaggcctatggtgtcatcactactgtaTCTCGCTGCCTGGATGAGGACAAGGTTCTtagcagtctggcgaagtacacttccacgcaaaggctttgggatggagatgcaatatggcagtcgtgccaacatctcatcagccacctggtggaagggactttgtggatctgaggctctttccactgatgcctccatcatcctccaaatcccaccaacatcagccgcctcacagcgcaactggtccttgtttgggaacacacacagcaaagtacgcaacaggctgaccaatacaagggttgaaatattggtggccatccgggcaaatttgaggctttttgagcctgacaatgagccatcctcaactaggttggaaagtgacagtaaaGATGAGGCCTCAGAATCTGATATTCAAGATGTGGACAGTGAGGAGGAcaagggagaagacatggaagcctgagaggaagacatttAAAGCTTTAGtgtctagactatcattttacagatgtatgttgaattTTTTTGGGGGAGATGCGATTGATCATTGGGATCATTCAATAATCCcttttgttcagtgaaatcatcccatgtgaggAGTCAACTAATTTTAATTCAATTAaatttgtttttatttctattggaaggatttaattctttgcaattatgtctacttatgataaggttaaAGGTTTATGTTTATGTCtctatatgatatggtaaatatatccaatgcaaataaatctacatttaaatggtattaatattaatttgcatatattcccacggaaagtttccacctctgaatattccccaaaatgtgcacgCCTAGTTGGGACTatgtcttgtggaaggatgaaatggtatgaataaattaataaaatttaacgtttttaatgaaaatgtcAATCATGATTTGAATATGTTcgtaaccgtgtgtgtgtgtgtgatcatgcccgagaagccggtgtttcgaggatatattggcactgtTTGCCGGCTCTCAACttaacacccgtgccaatatttCCTCTAGACACCGGCGAGTCTGTTGTGTGACGCACATGAACTGACGTTGCACTTGTATGCTATTCAAAACTATATGTTTACCATTAGATATAACGGCATTCTGTACAGCTGCCATTTTTCCCCCCACTATGCTTCctagtgtttatttatttattttttccccctctccgTTCTTCTCCCCTCTGCTTCCATCAGAAAACCATGAATCACAAAGTTGTTCATTTGGACAATTTGTCTTTTTCACTTGTACATGTCCACACTCACCGAAAATGACATTCGGTAGCTACTAGCTATGCTTCTATAAGCTGGATTTACCTGTCTTTGGAATTAATAATTTTTTCGCTTGTATGTGATTTCGCAATTACTTGTGCTaattagcattctggtaatataCGGCcaatgtttttttacatttattttgttttAGTGCCCCCTTGTGTTCTATGCCGGTAATACCTTATTTCCCAAGATGGCAGAAGAACAGAATGATGGTATGAAACTCTGGACACAGCCCAAGTCTACACGTGACTTCCTACAGGCCGTGCCCACAGACAGCCATTgaggctgctagctagctaggacaccggCACACATTTTCCAGCTCATTACTCGTTTGTCAGATTGCTATTAGGTGATTTCCAGTGCTCCCAGAGTTTGCAGTAGCTATTTTATACATGCATAAAATGGTGCTCACCAAATTTCTCAACTTTTTCCCCTGTTCCTACCAGCGTCCTTAATGATCACTTACATTTTCCCTGCCCACTGACTGACGTTGTCAGATATTATTTAATCCCTCATGATTATTCTACTCAGTAACTAAACAAATGCAGGCGACGCCCATCCTAACAACTATTTTCTCATTCTGTGTGCTTTGCAGAGGTCCTGAAGGAGGTTGACGATGTCTACGAGCGTTACCGGGGCGAGCAGGATGCGGCACAGCGTAAGAGGCTTCAGATTCAGCTGCAGCGGGCCCTCATCAGTAGCCAGGAGCTCGGCGACGAGAAGATCCATGTGGTTACCCAGATGACCGAGCTGGTAGAGAACCGTTCCCGCCAGATGGACTCCCTCTGCCTCCAGGAGCCCAGCGAGACCAGTGAGCGGGTTGTCACCGAGCGGCGCTCCTGTTCTGTCCAGGAGGCGGCGGTGTCCACCCCTGCTGAACGTTCCTCGGCCCGCCGGCCGAGACGCCAGCGCAACAGTGAGAGCCGTGACTCCAACCACGCCTCGGGTAACGTAGCGGTGATGGACGACCCGGCGGATGAGCTGCCCCTGCAGCCGCGGGAGAAAAGGTCCAAGTCGGCCAAGAAGAAGAAGCGCAAGGCCAAGCAGGAGCGCGACGCCTCGCCCGTGGAGTTCACCATCGACCCCAACGAGCCCACCTACTGCCTGTGCGAGCAGGTGTCATACGGCGAGATGATCGGCTGCGATAACGACGCGTGCCCCATCGAGTGGTTCCACTTCTCCTGCGTGGGGCTCACCTACAAGCCCAAGGGGAAGTGGTTCTGTCCCAAGTGCAGAGGGGACAACGAAAAGACTATGGACAAAAACCTGGACAAGAACAAAAAGGACCGGAGGTCCAGGTAGTAGTTACATGTCCTCCGTCCGTTGTCCCTTTACTCTCGGAACATTGTTGAGTTTATCAGTGATTCATTCAAGGGATGACGAAATGTCAAGTTCTGAGAGCAATTGGAACACTATTTCCAGCAGCGCTTACTCTGAGTAAAGGACTTGACCAATACTGAACTGGTGCTGTTACAATACTGGTGACTCACACTGAAGCCTAAATGTTGTTTTGCGACGTCCGATGTTGACTGTAAAGATCCTCAACCTAAGCTGCCATCTTCTGTCTGTATCGTGTGTGTTACTTAACTTCCATTCTAACAAGTGTATTGAGTAACTCGAGAAGCAAATTTTGGCTTACTAGCCCATTTGGAAATGTTGATTTGATGTAATGTATCTGAATGAATGATGTCCTTTTTGTAAAAATTAATACATTATGTTTGGCCCATTTGTCTTAGTTGAGTAAGCTTTTCATTTCTTATGTGTTTTAAAATAAGTCTTCCAAATCAGCGCGTCTCTATTCATGAATCACTGTACCTGACGGGGCTAAATAGATTGTGCAATGTTTTATTTTGTATGACTGACAGAGGGGTAGTTTGCGCTGTTTCTGTGTTCATCTGAGTTGGGATTTCACACTAATTTCACATTTTAGGTTATTTTACGATTTCCCAACTGTCATTTCAATTGACCATCCACAGGTGCAGCACTCCAGCTAAAAAGTGATGGTCTGTCTGGAATGGGATTTCATATTTGTGGAGACAGTCTACGTATTCTGTCAAATgtgtaatcccccccccccatttctgtATATCCATTAAAACAAAGTTATACTGGCTTGAGGGGAACCAATTTATTACTTTTATATCGGTTTcactacacacacaataacatctgctaaataagtGTATTggaccaataaaatttgacttGAATCCTTTTCTTGAAATATACATTTTACCTTCCATTCTTCTGCTTATCAGGTCATATTGTTAAACTGAAGAAGTGTTTCACTCAGTCAAGATATTTCCAAATAACATGAGTATCGCATAAATAAAGTTTCCAAAAACTTAACTCCACTCCTACATGCGTCTCTGACTGTCCTATTTGTCTTCATCCTCGCTACTACTGGACCCTCTGAACAAGTggtcctccctggttactgtggTGATCCCCTGTGATTGTGATGTCAGCCTAAGGGCAGGGCTGAGGCCCAGCAGTAGGGTCAGACACTGGACGTGGGTATCAGGAAAGAGAACAGACGGGATGTTGCAGGCCTCCAGGTCCTATAGCAGGGGTGCCCAACCAGTCGATTGTGATCTACTGGTCGATCGCGGAGGGCTTGCCAGTCGATTGTGAGATTATACTTCTACTAAAATTCAGCCACACAAATCGATGCCTATAATCTCTTTATTTTAATGTTCAACAGTCTTCCATTAACAATGTCTGAAAAGTCACATGATTTACATAAAATATGACCAGTCAAATGCTGCCCGCCAACTCAAAGTCGGTCACAGTGATGCCAggcaggtagctagctaactcgaGCCAGATTTGTTGTTAAATTGTTCGGTCGACAATAGCAATGAGTGAAGGGAAGGATACAAAAAAGGAATGGGAGGATTATTTTTTTCATGTCGAACTCAAAATGTGTATGCCTCATCTGCCATAATAGCATCGATATCCCAAAGAAAAGTAAAGAAATTTTAAAACCACACACAAAAGATTGTCCGGCAAAGACTGAATTACGAAGAAAGGTACAACTAAAAAAAATTAACTGGCAGCGCAGCAGTCAATTTTCACAAGGCCTGTGACCAAAGGGAAGGTGGCAACCATAGCATCTTATCGTGTGAGTCGCGTTCTTGCTAAACATAAAAAGCTGTTCAAAGATGGAGAGATAACCAAGGAAGCATTTATTGAGGCTGCAGACTCGCTGTTTGAGGAATTTAAGAATAAGACTGAAATTATGGCTGCCACCCATGACATTCAGTTGTCCAGAAATTCGGTGACCAGAAGATGTGAGGGAATAGCGGAAAACCTCGAGGATCAACTGAAGAAGGATATTGACAACTGCGAGtgttatggggcggcaggtagccaagtggtagcctagagcgttggactagtaaccgaaaggttgcaagatcaaatccccgagctgacaaggtaaaaagctggttctgcccctgaacaaggcagttcctaggccgtcattgaaaataagaatttgtgcttAACTGACCCTCCAGTTTGACGAGTCCACAGATATGGTAGATGTGGCACAGTTATGCATTTTCATCAGAATGGTATTTGACATGAGTACAAAGGAGGAACAACTGCCATTTTGCCACTGAAAGGACATACAAGGGGCGAAGATATTTTTCAATATTTTATGGAGTTTGC
Above is a genomic segment from Salvelinus fontinalis isolate EN_2023a chromosome 36, ASM2944872v1, whole genome shotgun sequence containing:
- the LOC129835038 gene encoding inhibitor of growth protein 2-like isoform X2; this translates as MLWRLTAFFRVEVLKEVDDVYERYRGEQDAAQRKRLQIQLQRALISSQELGDEKIHVVTQMTELVENRSRQMDSLCLQEPSETSERVVTERRSCSVQEAAVSTPAERSSARRPRRQRNSESRDSNHASGNVAVMDDPADELPLQPREKRSKSAKKKKRKAKQERDASPVEFTIDPNEPTYCLCEQVSYGEMIGCDNDACPIEWFHFSCVGLTYKPKGKWFCPKCRGDNEKTMDKNLDKNKKDRRSR
- the LOC129835038 gene encoding inhibitor of growth protein 2-like isoform X1 codes for the protein MLGHHYPNVEKSQLVSYVEDYLECVESMPLDIQRNVSLLREIDSKYQEVLKEVDDVYERYRGEQDAAQRKRLQIQLQRALISSQELGDEKIHVVTQMTELVENRSRQMDSLCLQEPSETSERVVTERRSCSVQEAAVSTPAERSSARRPRRQRNSESRDSNHASGNVAVMDDPADELPLQPREKRSKSAKKKKRKAKQERDASPVEFTIDPNEPTYCLCEQVSYGEMIGCDNDACPIEWFHFSCVGLTYKPKGKWFCPKCRGDNEKTMDKNLDKNKKDRRSR